TTGTTTGCTTCCTTCGCTGAGACCGTGAAAACTATTTAAAAACTTGCTGACACAAGGCTGTCACACCTTGAATGTTTCTTTGCAGTGTTAAAATTAAAAGAAACACAAGATGAAAACAGCACTAAACGCTACCTGGAATCAAGACGCAATCAAAGATGAAGAACTGGTTAAATTAGTTCCAGGATTTACAAATAAAAATGCAATTGTTAACGGCATTAATATTCACTATGTTGAAGGAGGACAGGGGCAACCACTAGTCTTAATTCCAGGATGGCCTCAAACCTGGTGGGCATTTCATAAAATGATGCCTGCCTTAGCGGAGAAATTTCATGTGATCGTTGTTGACATGAGAGGGATGGGCAGCAGTGATAAACCAGAAACTGGTTATGATAAAAAAACGATGGCTAAAGATATCTTTGAGCTCGTTCAGCAATTAGGGTATGACGAAGTGAATATCGGCGGACATGATATCGGAGCTCAGGTCGCTTTTAGTTTTGCAGCTAATCATCCTGAAGCAACGACTAAACTTATTATTCTGGATACACCACATCCTAATGCAGGTATGTATTATATCCCACTGATCCCATCTCAAAATAACTCTTTAACTAGTGATCAGCCTCAAAATCATCTATGGTGGATGGCATTTAACCAGGTAAAAGGTTTACCAGAGGAACTTTTAATTGGCAGGTCACACTTAGTTCATAATTACATTTTTAAGTATGCCTCGGTAGATGAAAGTGCGATTAGCGCGTTTGACCGTGCGGTTTATCTCGCGGCTTATGACAATGCAGACGGTATTCGTGCAGGTAACGGATGGTATCAGACTTTTGCGCAGGATATTGAAGACAATAAGGAGTATGCAGCGTTAATGGTGCCCGTAATTGGTATTGGTGGAAGCGGTTATGAATTACTGCAAAGAGAATTACCTCCATTTGCAGTTGATTTGCAAGTGGTAAAAGTTGAAGGAAGCGGACATTTTATTATGGAAGAAAATCCTGAAGAAACTACAGCATTGATACTGGGATTTTTAAAATAAACAGGTTAAGCAACGCTTTCTCTTTGGAGGAAGGGTTGCTTTGCTACCGATCTCAAAACACTTTAAACCACAAACATTAATTGATTCAAATGGCTTCAAAAAAAGATACCGCGATGGTATTTATTTTGGTGACTCTCCTTATAGATTTTACCGGATTCGGAATTATTATTCCTGTTTTGCCCAAACTAATCCAAAACCTGACTGGTGGAAATATCAGTGTTGCCGCAGATTATGGTGGATATTTAATGGCTGCTTATGCGCTGGCTCAATTCATATTTTCACCTATTCTCGGTGGGTTAAGTGATAAATTTGGAAGACGCCCAATATTATTGATCTCTTTATTTGGCTTAGGTATAGATTATATTTTTCTTTCTTTTGCGCCCTCCATATTTTGGTTGTTTGCCGGGCGCATTTTAGCAGGTGTTGCAGGTGCGAGTGTCAGTACTGCACTTGCTTATATTGCTGATATTTCTGAACCTGCACAAAAGTCCAGAAATTTCGGACTGGTTGGTGCCGTTTTTGGCATTGGTTTTATCCTAGGCCCGGTTGTCGGCGGACTCTTTAGCACCCTTGGTTTAAGAGCCCCTTTTATGGTTGCTGCCGGATTAGCGCTGGTCAACTGGTTATACGGTTATTTTTTATTGCCAGAATCTTTAGCTGAAGTCAACAAAAGAGATTTTTCATGGAAAAGGGCGAATCCAGCAGGTGCATTTGTAAATATTGCTAAATATCCGGCAATCATCGGATTACTGATCACGATGTTCTTACTTTATATCGCTAACCATTCGGTCAATTCTAATTGGTCTTATTATGTAATTGAAAAACTCAAGTGGGATTCAACGATGATAGGGTATTCATTAGGACTGGCAGGGCTGGTGCTTGCACTTGTGCAAGGTGTATTAATCAGGTTTATTGTTTCTGAAAACCATCAAAAGCTGGCCATTTATTCTGGTCTTCTCTTATACAGTATAGTGTTCATTTGTTTTGCATTTGCAGCTAACGGTGCATGGATTATGCTTTTTATTTTACCTTACGGACTGGCAGGAATTGGTGGCCCGGCTATGCAGAGTTTAATCTCAAATCAAGTGGCTCCGAATTCTCAGGGAGAGTTACAAGGGATCATTACTGGTTTGCAAAGTCTGGCCGCAATCATTGGCCCCTGGGTGATCAGCCATATCTTTGTGTATTTCATCAGATCGTCTGCTCCTGTATATTTTCCGGGTGCGCCCTTTATTTTTAGTGCTGTTTTAACCCTGACCGGTTTAGTCATTGCCTTGAAGACTATCCGGAAATATTATTAATGTTTTTTTGGTTACAGAATTGACCGGAATGGATACATAACAGGCAGGGGATGAGCTTACATTTGTTGTAGATAAACGAACAAAAGATGACTAAAGTAAATAAACCAGGAGGTTTGGAAACAACGACTTTCAAGCTTGTAAAAGATAAAAGCTACCAGGATTTTATAGCCGCAAATGCCGATGTAGATGCATGGCTGAAGAAACAACCAGGATTTCAGTCCAGACATATTGCGCAACAGCGGGACGGAACCATAATTGATGCGCTGACTTGGGATTCCGAACGGGATGGCAATACAGCAATGCACCGTTTGATGAGCGAGCTCGCAGACTCGCCCGTACATGATATCATTGATCAGGGAACAGTTTCCTGGAATATGTATCCCATTTATCACCAGATCCGGAACGCTGAATAAATTATTAACTTCGCATGGAACAGAACGCTTCTTTCCATGCTAATTTCATCTCATGACAAAGGAAAATCCACAGCCAGTTAATTTCCAAAGTATATCGGCACTTCTTACGGCGCTGGGTTTGGATAAGCCGTTACACCCTTTAATTGCGCTGGTAAACTATAAAGATATCAAAGTAGATACTGCTGAAGTAGGTAAGGGTTATATACTTAATTTTTTTAAGATCTCTTTTAAGGAACATTTTGCAGGACAAATCAGGTATGGACAGGGACATTATGACTTTGAGGAGGGTGGGCTGTCATTCACGGCACCAAATCAACTGATTGCTGCGGCAAGTGAGGAGAAAGATTACAGTGGTTATACTTTATTATTTCACCCGGATTTTATAAGGAATTATCCTTTGGGCAAGCAGATTGCCAAATATGGTTTCTTTTCCTATTCGGTAGCTGAGGCCTTGTATTTGTCTGATAAGGAGAAAAAAATAATCTTCTCAGTTTTTGATAACATCGCAATGGAACTGGATACTAATATTGATCATTTTAGCCAGGATGTGCTGATCTCGCAGATTGAGGTACTGCTTAACTATAGCAATCGTTTTTACGGCCGGCAGTTTATCACCAGGAAAATAGTGCATCATGATCTTATTGCTGAAATGGAAGCTTATTTACTGGATATTTTCAGTATGGATAAACCTCTTGTAAATGGTTTGCCTGCTGTGATTGAGATTGCAAATTATCTGAAGGTTTCTCCACGGTATTTAAATGATATGCTGCGTTCTTTAACAGGGCAAACTACGCAGCAGCATATTCATAATAAGCTGATTGATAAGGCAAAGGATATACTCAGTACAAGTCAGCTTACAGTTGCAGAGATTGCTTATAGTCTGGGTTTTGAGCATCCCCAATCATTCAGCAGACTCTTTAAAACTAAGGTCAAAGTTTCCCCGCTTGAATTCAGACAGTCTTTTGTGTTGATGCGGCCGTTGAAAGTGTGATTTCAGAAGCAAAATACAATCTCTGGAAAGCTATTGAAGAATGGGAATTGCTGCTGGACAAAAAATCATTGCTTACCAGAGTTCAAGAACAAAAATCTCTGAGAGAGGCTAAGGGTTTGTAATACAATTTTATATAAAATAATAGAAACGATATGGAAGCAATGAATACGGAGAGCCTGGCTAAAGCTATATATATTATTGGGAATGGTGTCATTGCAAAAGCTTTAGCAGTCGCTTTAAGTGGAAAAGGTAAGGACGTAATTATAATCAGGGGGAGTGTTGACGGTCAACCTGATTATACGGAAAATATGGAGGTAGAAGTGGAAGGCGGTACTTTGCAGGCCGGAATAACTATAAGCTCTTTGAGTAATTATACCGCACTTGATGGTATGATATTGTTAACGAACAAATCCTTTGGAAATGAGAAATTGGCTGAAAAGCTTAAATCAAAGGCAAAGAATACACCGATAGTTTTTCTTCAGAATGGATTACATATTGAAGATAGCTTTATTAAGCTGGGTTTTACTGAATTGTACAGATGTGTATTATTGGCAACGAGCCAGTCCGTATCTGCGCATAAAGTAAGATTCAGACTTGTTGCACCTTCACCGGTTGGTTTAATTAAAGGATCAAATGAAGTTCTGCATCACCTTGTTAATGAATTGAATACCGCTGTATTTTCTTTTAGGGAAGAACCAGATATTCAGAAAGTAATCTGGAAAAAAGTAATCAGCAATTGTGTGTTTAACTCCATCTGTCCTTTACTGGAAATCGATAATGGTGTTTTTCATCGCAATGAAGCTGCATTGGAAATTGCAAAAACAGTAATTAATGAATGTATAGCTGTGGCAAATGAAAATGGTATTGATTTAACCATGGATGAAGTACTGCAAAATGTAATTGCTATCAGTAAAATGTCTGATGGACAGAAAATATCAACGTATCAGGACATCTTAAATAAACGGGAAACAGAGATTGAAACACTGAATTTTGCAGTAGCAAAGGTTTCGCTGCTTACAGGTAAAAATCTTGTTCCTGTAACGGCTTTGTTAGGGGAACTGACCAGGATTAAATCGGGATTGTCCAGAATAGACCGGGTTTAGTTATTTGTTAAACTAATTTAATTTTTAGTTGACATCAATGGAGAAACAAGAGAAGGCTTCGACTATTTTGAATTTAATGAGAATTATCAAATTACACGCCTGGTAAGTTTCTTTGGGCCGTTGGGATAAAGCTTTAAGAGCCGTACATTTGAATTCAATCTGCTAAAAAATGTACGAGCTCTTTTTTGAAAACCTGGCGAAACATATCAAACTTGAAAATTCAGAAATGCTATTGATCCAGCAGAAGCTCAAATCAAAAAAGCTAAAGAAAAATG
The sequence above is drawn from the Pedobacter cryoconitis genome and encodes:
- a CDS encoding alpha/beta fold hydrolase; this encodes MKTALNATWNQDAIKDEELVKLVPGFTNKNAIVNGINIHYVEGGQGQPLVLIPGWPQTWWAFHKMMPALAEKFHVIVVDMRGMGSSDKPETGYDKKTMAKDIFELVQQLGYDEVNIGGHDIGAQVAFSFAANHPEATTKLIILDTPHPNAGMYYIPLIPSQNNSLTSDQPQNHLWWMAFNQVKGLPEELLIGRSHLVHNYIFKYASVDESAISAFDRAVYLAAYDNADGIRAGNGWYQTFAQDIEDNKEYAALMVPVIGIGGSGYELLQRELPPFAVDLQVVKVEGSGHFIMEENPEETTALILGFLK
- a CDS encoding TCR/Tet family MFS transporter; protein product: MASKKDTAMVFILVTLLIDFTGFGIIIPVLPKLIQNLTGGNISVAADYGGYLMAAYALAQFIFSPILGGLSDKFGRRPILLISLFGLGIDYIFLSFAPSIFWLFAGRILAGVAGASVSTALAYIADISEPAQKSRNFGLVGAVFGIGFILGPVVGGLFSTLGLRAPFMVAAGLALVNWLYGYFLLPESLAEVNKRDFSWKRANPAGAFVNIAKYPAIIGLLITMFLLYIANHSVNSNWSYYVIEKLKWDSTMIGYSLGLAGLVLALVQGVLIRFIVSENHQKLAIYSGLLLYSIVFICFAFAANGAWIMLFILPYGLAGIGGPAMQSLISNQVAPNSQGELQGIITGLQSLAAIIGPWVISHIFVYFIRSSAPVYFPGAPFIFSAVLTLTGLVIALKTIRKYY
- a CDS encoding helix-turn-helix domain-containing protein, with translation MTKENPQPVNFQSISALLTALGLDKPLHPLIALVNYKDIKVDTAEVGKGYILNFFKISFKEHFAGQIRYGQGHYDFEEGGLSFTAPNQLIAAASEEKDYSGYTLLFHPDFIRNYPLGKQIAKYGFFSYSVAEALYLSDKEKKIIFSVFDNIAMELDTNIDHFSQDVLISQIEVLLNYSNRFYGRQFITRKIVHHDLIAEMEAYLLDIFSMDKPLVNGLPAVIEIANYLKVSPRYLNDMLRSLTGQTTQQHIHNKLIDKAKDILSTSQLTVAEIAYSLGFEHPQSFSRLFKTKVKVSPLEFRQSFVLMRPLKV
- a CDS encoding ketopantoate reductase family protein, coding for MEAMNTESLAKAIYIIGNGVIAKALAVALSGKGKDVIIIRGSVDGQPDYTENMEVEVEGGTLQAGITISSLSNYTALDGMILLTNKSFGNEKLAEKLKSKAKNTPIVFLQNGLHIEDSFIKLGFTELYRCVLLATSQSVSAHKVRFRLVAPSPVGLIKGSNEVLHHLVNELNTAVFSFREEPDIQKVIWKKVISNCVFNSICPLLEIDNGVFHRNEAALEIAKTVINECIAVANENGIDLTMDEVLQNVIAISKMSDGQKISTYQDILNKRETEIETLNFAVAKVSLLTGKNLVPVTALLGELTRIKSGLSRIDRV